In one Thioclava sp. ES.031 genomic region, the following are encoded:
- a CDS encoding FMN-binding protein, whose amino-acid sequence MTSRKFTSALSGTVLAVLLSSTAASAGFFSSFSQSRQIPANAHFQDGTWTGSPVRQYYGYVQVQAHVKNGKIASIDILRSPTDRRTSRYINSKALPMLEREIVMAQNTNVSYISGATLTSQAFLNSANDALLKSLK is encoded by the coding sequence ATGACGAGCAGGAAGTTTACAAGCGCACTATCAGGCACCGTTCTCGCCGTGCTGCTAAGTTCGACCGCAGCCTCGGCAGGCTTTTTCTCGAGCTTTTCACAGTCTCGCCAAATTCCCGCGAACGCTCATTTTCAGGATGGCACTTGGACCGGGTCTCCGGTCCGCCAGTATTACGGCTATGTGCAGGTGCAAGCCCATGTGAAAAATGGGAAAATCGCCTCCATCGATATCCTGAGGTCGCCGACGGATCGCAGGACGAGCCGCTATATCAATAGCAAGGCGCTGCCGATGCTCGAACGCGAAATTGTCATGGCACAGAATACCAACGTCTCCTACATTTCCGGCGCAACGCTTACCAGCCAGGCGTTCCTGAATTCGGCAAATGATGCGCTGCTGAAATCGCTGAAATAG
- a CDS encoding FAD:protein FMN transferase, with the protein MTVETRIIMGMPITLDIPNSEGADIHERVFDVFNDADKRFSPFRPDSEVSRFNSGEIDAPALSSQMRDVLKIAHGMQETTDGYFDIRREDGTIDPSGVVKGWAILGAARLLERDGFGNFCIDAGGDIQVGGRDARDREWSIGIRNPFDPRQIVKAIAPRGQGVATSGNYVRGDHIYDPHDRTRRIEGPVSITVIGHDVLVADLHATAAFAMGEQGIYYIEALDGVEAYQIHHDGTAVQTTGFKEFVFS; encoded by the coding sequence ATGACCGTCGAGACGCGGATCATCATGGGAATGCCGATCACGCTCGACATCCCGAATTCCGAGGGCGCAGACATTCACGAAAGGGTGTTCGACGTCTTCAATGACGCCGATAAACGCTTCAGTCCCTTCCGCCCTGACAGCGAAGTTTCGCGCTTCAATTCGGGCGAGATCGACGCACCCGCACTCAGTTCCCAGATGCGCGACGTCCTGAAGATCGCGCATGGCATGCAAGAGACCACGGACGGGTATTTCGACATTAGGCGCGAGGATGGAACCATCGATCCCTCCGGTGTCGTGAAAGGATGGGCGATCCTCGGTGCGGCCAGACTGCTCGAGAGGGACGGGTTTGGGAATTTCTGCATCGACGCGGGCGGAGACATTCAGGTCGGCGGGCGCGATGCGCGCGACCGGGAGTGGTCGATCGGCATTCGCAATCCCTTCGATCCGCGCCAGATCGTCAAGGCGATCGCACCAAGAGGGCAGGGCGTGGCGACGTCGGGCAATTACGTCCGTGGCGATCATATCTATGACCCGCATGACCGAACCCGCCGCATCGAAGGCCCCGTCAGCATCACCGTGATCGGACATGACGTTCTCGTCGCGGACCTGCACGCCACGGCGGCCTTCGCGATGGGCGAGCAGGGCATCTACTACATCGAAGCCCTCGACGGTGTCGAAGCCTACCAAATCCACCACGATGGAACGGCCGTGCAAACGACCGGTTTCAAGGAGTTTGTCTTCTCATGA
- a CDS encoding ferredoxin--NADP reductase — translation MMKLIRRSLNGVTMYRLMVYYLGILFLGGVAVGIMGAAFLDPVGLVVSLVLSVASAWVTNRLFSFFLKLPTNAESVHITALILALIMPPADFADPMTLAAIVLASVAAIASKFILTLGHKHIFNPVAIGAVVAGLALNTPALWWVGGTPQLLPLVILGGLLVVYKIERLGMIAVYILSNLAAVLLTTPPGMMGMALQQTLLYSPLFFAGFAMLTEPLTAAHGRWSRHIYAAIVGVLSSSNIHIGTMYFSPEMAFLVANIYAWAVSPKGRFKMKLIGVEEIAANCYEFVFQSDRALKFRAGQYLDWTLGLSGSDKRGNRRPFTIASAPGASAVRVGVKFNPHGSAFKRGLLRMQEGDTIYGSQIAGTFVLPRQREKKLLFIAGGIGITPFRSMIADLLERGEKRDIVLVYANRSADEIAYRELLTRARNELGMKVVYAVSGEPGSAIYDDVTLVQGRMDETKLRECVPDLDERHVYVSGASTMVSGFLKMLRKCGVRRRWIHTDAFAGL, via the coding sequence ATGATGAAACTGATCAGGCGTTCGCTGAATGGCGTCACCATGTATCGATTGATGGTCTATTACCTCGGAATCCTGTTTCTGGGCGGGGTTGCGGTCGGCATCATGGGAGCGGCCTTCCTCGATCCTGTCGGGCTTGTCGTGTCGCTCGTGCTCTCTGTCGCGAGCGCCTGGGTGACGAACCGGCTTTTCAGCTTTTTTCTGAAACTGCCGACGAACGCGGAATCCGTTCATATCACGGCCCTGATCCTCGCGCTCATCATGCCGCCAGCGGATTTCGCCGATCCGATGACACTGGCCGCGATCGTGCTCGCGTCGGTCGCAGCGATTGCGTCGAAATTCATCCTGACGCTCGGGCATAAGCACATCTTCAACCCGGTAGCAATCGGCGCGGTCGTTGCGGGGCTAGCGCTCAACACCCCGGCCTTGTGGTGGGTCGGGGGCACGCCACAGCTGTTGCCTCTGGTGATCCTCGGCGGGCTGCTCGTCGTCTACAAGATCGAGCGGCTCGGCATGATCGCTGTCTACATCCTGTCCAACCTCGCCGCCGTTCTGCTGACGACGCCGCCGGGCATGATGGGAATGGCGCTGCAACAGACGCTCCTTTATTCGCCGCTGTTCTTCGCGGGTTTCGCGATGCTGACGGAGCCGCTGACGGCCGCGCATGGGCGCTGGTCGCGGCATATCTACGCCGCCATTGTCGGGGTTCTGTCTTCCTCGAATATCCATATCGGGACGATGTACTTCTCCCCCGAAATGGCCTTCCTCGTGGCGAATATCTACGCTTGGGCCGTCAGCCCCAAGGGGCGGTTCAAGATGAAGCTGATCGGTGTCGAGGAGATCGCCGCGAATTGCTACGAGTTCGTCTTTCAGTCGGATCGCGCCCTGAAATTCCGGGCGGGTCAGTATCTCGACTGGACGCTGGGGCTGTCGGGGTCTGACAAGCGCGGCAACCGCAGGCCCTTCACCATCGCCTCCGCACCCGGGGCCTCGGCCGTGCGGGTTGGCGTCAAGTTCAACCCTCATGGCAGCGCGTTCAAGCGGGGGCTTTTGCGGATGCAGGAAGGCGACACGATCTATGGCTCGCAGATCGCGGGCACATTCGTCCTGCCGCGGCAGCGCGAGAAGAAGCTCCTGTTCATCGCGGGCGGGATCGGCATTACCCCGTTTCGAAGCATGATCGCCGACCTTCTCGAGCGCGGCGAGAAGCGCGATATCGTTCTGGTCTACGCGAACAGGTCAGCAGACGAGATCGCCTATCGAGAGCTTCTGACGCGCGCGCGCAACGAATTGGGGATGAAGGTGGTCTACGCGGTGTCCGGAGAACCCGGCTCCGCCATATATGACGATGTTACGCTGGTGCAGGGCCGGATGGACGAGACGAAGTTGCGTGAATGCGTTCCCGATCTGGACGAACGGCACGTCTATGTGTCCGGCGCGAGCACCATGGTCTCCGGGTTTCTGAAAATGCTGCGCAAATGTGGCGTCCGTCGCAGATGGATTCACACCGACGCCTTTGCCGGGCTGTGA
- a CDS encoding zinc-dependent peptidase: MPIFLILMVIVAGAVGAFFWLKRHKRAQLLTTALPERQRHIVKQQVPLIRRLPGDLQARLDGKISLFLDQVEFLGCNGLEVTEEMRLSIAAQACLLVVNSDSWYDHLRTILIYPGAFKSRQAQRSGYVLTERETIRTGESWARGPVVLSWKHTRWGASNDHDGHNVVLHEFAHQLDDLSGHTDGIPVLSKEQSFAGWAVPFSEAYERHVQHVKHGRRTVIDAYGAEGPEEFFAVLVETFFERPAELKHAEPAVYEQLSILFQLEPSTWG, translated from the coding sequence ATGCCGATATTCCTGATCCTCATGGTCATCGTCGCAGGCGCCGTTGGAGCGTTCTTCTGGCTCAAGCGGCACAAACGAGCCCAACTCCTGACGACTGCGCTGCCGGAGCGTCAGCGTCACATCGTGAAGCAGCAGGTTCCGCTAATCCGAAGACTGCCGGGCGACCTGCAAGCCCGGCTCGACGGCAAGATCAGCCTGTTTCTGGATCAGGTCGAATTCCTTGGCTGCAATGGCTTGGAAGTGACCGAGGAAATGCGGCTCTCTATCGCCGCCCAAGCCTGTCTTCTCGTCGTGAATTCAGACAGCTGGTACGATCACCTTCGCACCATCCTGATCTATCCCGGGGCCTTCAAGTCCAGACAGGCTCAGCGTAGCGGTTATGTCCTGACGGAACGCGAGACCATCCGGACCGGGGAGAGCTGGGCGCGCGGTCCGGTCGTTCTGTCTTGGAAGCACACCCGGTGGGGCGCCTCCAACGATCATGATGGCCACAACGTCGTCCTGCATGAGTTCGCCCACCAGCTAGACGATCTTTCAGGTCACACGGACGGCATTCCGGTGCTGAGCAAAGAGCAGAGCTTCGCGGGCTGGGCAGTGCCATTCTCCGAGGCCTACGAGCGCCATGTTCAGCACGTCAAACACGGGCGCCGCACTGTGATAGACGCCTACGGCGCCGAGGGGCCGGAAGAGTTCTTCGCGGTTCTGGTCGAGACCTTCTTCGAGCGACCGGCAGAGCTGAAACACGCCGAACCTGCGGTCTATGAACAGCTGTCGATACTCTTCCAGCTTGAGCCATCGACATGGGGCTGA
- a CDS encoding YjhX family toxin, whose amino-acid sequence MNISKHEQRVLHELALGGAIHHERGEGGKIRAITCYTRDGYVLSDCTLDVFMRLRKRRFIRSQNGQPYRVSRQGIKAVRAQLNQR is encoded by the coding sequence TTGAATATCTCAAAGCACGAACAGCGTGTTTTGCATGAACTCGCCCTTGGCGGAGCAATCCACCATGAAAGAGGCGAGGGCGGCAAGATACGCGCCATCACCTGTTACACGCGCGACGGTTACGTCCTTTCGGATTGCACGCTCGACGTGTTTATGCGCCTGAGAAAACGGCGCTTCATCCGCTCGCAGAACGGCCAGCCTTATCGCGTGTCGCGGCAAGGCATCAAAGCCGTGCGCGCGCAGCTCAATCAACGATGA
- a CDS encoding nitrilase-related carbon-nitrogen hydrolase gives MSIARGIGQKPSAVTASLLFVAGFGLFMFCRRSDFLPMIPAMIVVAPILILRFSRTLPFWRSVLLTTLGFVLAFNISLWGIFDMGDPKISLIFNIVRSTMIALLYVIPYWIDRAITPRLGNGLHTTLVFPAAVTALMFLSSIVPPLNGTQAKNVFATAPLPLLQIYALAGLWGFVFLWSWLAAMVNYAWERSFARRPTLVAGVALIAVFGALFAWGGVRLMTAPETPTVRVAAVVMPAEEGGPESMVQVFDDRMTSPYAPTMARIRAMTAEAAQDGAQIVAFNEFAIVVSADDNERARAEFARIAADNHVWLAIPYAWVPKTGKGENRQMLFDDTGNIRVDYQKRFLLGLGDMGETGVFVKGPEVIQTADSPFGRIAVAICRDMSFPRFALQAGRVGADIMLTGSHEFPKGITLNDPYRAVENGFTHIRPTYDGITYAMDPYGRILGQMDRGIGQAGIMMVDVPMEGVRTLYGRFGDWLGWLSVGLVGLFGMGAVIFGRRARTD, from the coding sequence ATGTCGATCGCGCGTGGAATCGGGCAGAAGCCTAGCGCAGTGACGGCCAGCTTGCTGTTCGTGGCGGGCTTTGGGCTGTTCATGTTCTGCCGACGCAGCGACTTCCTGCCGATGATCCCCGCGATGATCGTCGTGGCGCCGATCCTCATCCTGCGCTTCAGCCGGACGCTGCCGTTCTGGCGCTCGGTGCTGCTGACGACGCTGGGGTTTGTGCTTGCCTTCAACATCTCGCTCTGGGGCATCTTCGACATGGGTGACCCGAAGATCAGCCTGATCTTCAACATCGTCCGCTCGACGATGATCGCGCTGCTCTATGTCATCCCCTACTGGATCGACCGGGCCATCACGCCACGGCTCGGCAACGGGCTGCATACGACGCTGGTGTTTCCGGCGGCGGTGACGGCGCTGATGTTCCTCTCCTCGATTGTGCCGCCGCTGAACGGGACGCAGGCCAAGAACGTCTTCGCCACCGCACCGCTGCCGCTTCTGCAAATCTACGCGCTGGCGGGCCTGTGGGGCTTCGTCTTCCTGTGGTCGTGGCTGGCGGCCATGGTGAACTACGCTTGGGAACGTAGCTTCGCGCGCCGCCCGACACTGGTTGCAGGCGTGGCGCTGATCGCAGTCTTCGGCGCGCTCTTCGCCTGGGGCGGGGTCCGGCTGATGACCGCACCGGAGACGCCCACCGTCCGCGTTGCCGCCGTTGTGATGCCAGCCGAGGAGGGCGGGCCGGAATCGATGGTCCAGGTCTTCGACGACCGGATGACCTCCCCCTATGCGCCGACCATGGCGCGGATCCGGGCGATGACGGCAGAGGCGGCGCAGGACGGCGCGCAGATCGTCGCCTTCAACGAATTCGCGATCGTGGTCAGCGCCGATGACAACGAGCGCGCCCGGGCCGAATTCGCCCGCATTGCCGCCGACAACCACGTCTGGCTGGCGATCCCCTATGCCTGGGTGCCCAAGACCGGAAAGGGCGAGAATCGCCAGATGCTGTTCGACGACACGGGCAATATCCGGGTCGATTACCAGAAGCGCTTCCTGCTCGGCCTCGGTGACATGGGCGAGACCGGGGTCTTCGTCAAAGGCCCCGAAGTCATCCAGACCGCCGACAGCCCATTTGGCCGGATCGCCGTCGCCATCTGCCGCGACATGAGCTTTCCGCGTTTTGCGCTGCAGGCCGGGCGCGTCGGCGCCGACATCATGCTCACCGGCTCGCACGAGTTTCCCAAGGGGATCACGCTCAACGACCCCTACCGCGCGGTCGAGAACGGCTTCACCCATATCCGGCCAACCTATGACGGGATCACCTATGCGATGGATCCTTACGGGCGCATTCTGGGGCAAATGGATCGCGGGATCGGGCAGGCCGGGATCATGATGGTCGACGTACCCATGGAAGGGGTCCGGACGCTCTATGGGCGCTTTGGCGACTGGCTCGGGTGGCTGTCGGTCGGGCTTGTCGGTCTGTTCGGGATGGGGGCCGTGATCTTTGGGCGTCGCGCGCGCACCGACTAG
- a CDS encoding NAD(P)-dependent alcohol dehydrogenase: MKAMTYHRYGGAEQLRLADLPVPEPGKGQLRLRVSACAVNLSDWEYLTGAPFYARMVGGYWRPKQPVLGSDVVGIVDKLGPDTPGFAIGDRVMGDVVMTRGGFAKYVCVPSELMVKVPESLSDAVAACLPQAGGIAVAGTENVTAGDRLLINGAGGGSGTMALQLAKQAGAFVSAVDNGGKVDWLRALGADEVIDYRAQDFAETGRTWDRILDMVATRGPRRIARALAPGGIYRAVGGEVRVLLSLLLGGAIYRGRHKSIGMLMVPSGRELTARVAALAQAGRIAPHLEAELPLAELPEALARTGHGEVRGKIVIRPS, translated from the coding sequence ATGAAGGCCATGACCTATCACCGCTACGGCGGGGCCGAGCAGCTGCGGCTTGCGGACCTGCCGGTGCCCGAGCCGGGCAAGGGCCAGCTTCGGCTCCGGGTAAGCGCCTGCGCAGTGAACCTGTCGGATTGGGAATATCTCACGGGCGCGCCATTCTACGCGCGTATGGTCGGCGGATACTGGCGGCCGAAGCAACCGGTGCTGGGCTCGGATGTCGTGGGAATCGTCGACAAGCTCGGCCCCGACACTCCCGGCTTCGCGATCGGCGACCGGGTCATGGGGGACGTCGTCATGACCCGCGGCGGCTTCGCCAAATATGTCTGCGTGCCCTCTGAACTGATGGTGAAGGTGCCCGAGAGCCTGTCCGACGCGGTCGCCGCCTGTCTGCCGCAGGCGGGCGGCATCGCCGTCGCGGGGACCGAAAATGTCACGGCAGGGGACAGGCTGCTGATCAACGGGGCCGGGGGCGGTTCGGGCACGATGGCGCTGCAACTGGCGAAGCAGGCGGGGGCCTTCGTGAGCGCGGTCGACAATGGCGGCAAGGTCGACTGGCTTCGCGCGCTCGGTGCGGACGAGGTGATCGATTATCGCGCACAGGACTTCGCCGAGACGGGGCGCACCTGGGATCGCATCCTCGATATGGTGGCGACGCGCGGGCCGCGCCGCATCGCAAGGGCGCTCGCGCCGGGCGGCATCTACCGGGCGGTCGGCGGCGAGGTGCGCGTGCTCTTGTCGCTCCTGCTCGGTGGGGCGATCTACCGCGGGCGGCACAAATCGATCGGAATGCTGATGGTGCCCTCGGGGCGCGAACTGACCGCGCGCGTGGCGGCGCTGGCGCAGGCGGGGCGGATCGCGCCGCATCTCGAGGCGGAGCTGCCGCTGGCCGAGCTGCCGGAGGCACTGGCGCGCACCGGTCATGGCGAGGTCAGGGGCAAGATCGTGATCCGCCCGTCCTGA
- a CDS encoding NAD(P)-dependent alcohol dehydrogenase: protein MTDAETMTAVLCDRYGAPDTLWLDDVPIPAPAPGEIRVRVHAGTVNRTDTATLRGHPFFARAMTGLLRPKMPTLGMDFAGVVEALGDGVSAFRPGERVFGLSPERFGAHAQYLCLPADGPLARIPGDLAFDEAVVGEGAWYADATTSLLSEGARCLIYGASGAIGSAAVQLAKVRGAHVTAVVGTRHLELAQGLGADRVVNYETEDFTALGERFDLVMDAVGKTSWRACRPLLTPDGIFTATDLGPGWSHLLLSGWCALTGSKRVRLPFPENAPGFVRRLAGLMAEGRFRGVFDRRYRLDEIVEAFRYVETGQKTGIVRIDIP, encoded by the coding sequence ATGACCGACGCGGAAACGATGACTGCGGTGCTTTGCGACCGCTATGGAGCACCTGACACGCTTTGGCTGGACGACGTGCCCATCCCGGCGCCCGCACCGGGCGAAATCCGGGTGCGGGTCCATGCCGGAACGGTGAACCGGACCGACACGGCCACGTTGCGCGGCCATCCTTTCTTCGCGCGGGCGATGACGGGGCTCTTGCGGCCTAAGATGCCTACGCTCGGGATGGACTTCGCCGGCGTGGTCGAGGCCCTGGGCGATGGCGTGAGCGCATTCCGGCCCGGGGAGCGGGTCTTCGGCCTGTCGCCCGAGAGGTTCGGCGCCCATGCCCAATATCTCTGCCTGCCCGCCGATGGACCGTTGGCGCGAATCCCGGGCGATCTCGCCTTCGACGAGGCTGTGGTGGGCGAAGGCGCCTGGTATGCCGACGCGACCACCAGCCTGCTGTCCGAGGGCGCCCGCTGCCTGATCTACGGTGCCTCCGGTGCCATCGGCTCGGCGGCGGTTCAGCTTGCCAAGGTGCGCGGGGCGCATGTCACGGCGGTCGTCGGAACCCGTCACCTCGAATTGGCCCAGGGCCTGGGCGCCGACCGGGTGGTGAATTACGAGACCGAGGATTTCACCGCGCTCGGCGAGCGCTTCGACCTTGTCATGGACGCGGTGGGCAAGACCTCGTGGCGCGCCTGCCGCCCGCTGCTGACGCCCGACGGCATCTTCACGGCGACCGATCTGGGCCCCGGCTGGTCGCACCTGCTCCTTTCCGGCTGGTGCGCGCTTACCGGCAGCAAACGCGTGCGGCTCCCCTTTCCCGAAAATGCCCCCGGTTTCGTGCGACGCCTCGCCGGGCTGATGGCCGAGGGGCGGTTCCGGGGCGTCTTCGACCGGCGCTATCGGCTGGACGAGATCGTCGAGGCCTTCCGCTATGTCGAGACCGGGCAGAAGACCGGGATCGTGAGGATCGACATCCCCTAG
- a CDS encoding ATP-binding protein: protein MRLPRSLQARLGLSLGVVLALMWIAAATVTALIVRKEMSEVFDSTLQETAQRILPLAVMDIVNRDGNNTTQRLARLRNHEEFFTYIVRDAEGHILLQSHAADPSVFPAYDGRGFSRTATHRLYSDAALQDTIRITVAEPLAHRAKVAREVELGLGLPLLIVIPLAFAAVVLAVRTNLGPLRRFRTSLEARNARDLTPIPTDDLQTEISPVAATLNNLLGRLREGFEAERSFASNAAHELRTPLAGAIAQTQRLSAETTDPVAKTRAADIEATLKRLTRLSERLLQLARAEGGPLRLERSSDLSVAARLIVEDLARGFDPRRIALELPETPVISDLDPDAFGILCRNLIENALKHGAQDEPVVVRLTAKGVFSVTNAGPVIPQETLARLTARFERAGSTNDGSGLGLAIVAVIAERIGSSLSLTSPPSGRDSGLEVRLQLPLSAATS, encoded by the coding sequence ATGAGATTGCCCCGAAGCCTTCAGGCCCGTCTGGGGCTTTCGCTCGGGGTCGTTCTGGCGCTGATGTGGATCGCGGCGGCAACCGTCACCGCGCTGATCGTGCGCAAGGAGATGAGCGAGGTCTTCGACTCCACGCTTCAGGAAACTGCGCAGAGGATCCTGCCCCTCGCGGTCATGGATATCGTGAACCGCGACGGCAACAACACGACGCAGCGCCTTGCAAGGCTGCGCAACCACGAGGAATTCTTCACCTATATCGTGCGGGACGCGGAGGGGCACATTCTTCTGCAGTCCCATGCGGCCGATCCGTCCGTCTTCCCCGCCTATGACGGTCGGGGATTTAGCCGGACGGCCACCCACCGGCTCTATAGCGATGCCGCCCTTCAGGACACGATCCGGATCACCGTCGCGGAACCGCTCGCGCATCGTGCGAAGGTCGCGCGAGAGGTAGAGCTTGGCCTTGGCCTGCCGCTGCTCATCGTGATCCCGCTCGCCTTCGCGGCGGTCGTTCTGGCGGTGCGGACCAATCTCGGGCCGCTGCGGCGGTTCCGAACCAGTCTCGAGGCACGCAACGCCCGCGATCTCACCCCCATTCCGACCGACGATCTGCAGACCGAGATTTCCCCGGTTGCCGCCACGCTCAACAATCTTCTGGGGCGGTTGCGCGAAGGGTTCGAGGCCGAGCGAAGCTTCGCCTCCAACGCCGCGCATGAATTGCGCACGCCCCTTGCGGGCGCCATCGCGCAGACACAGCGCCTGAGCGCGGAAACCACCGACCCGGTCGCGAAGACACGCGCCGCCGATATCGAGGCGACGCTGAAACGGCTCACGCGGCTCTCGGAACGTCTGCTGCAACTCGCCCGCGCGGAAGGCGGACCTTTACGGCTGGAGCGCAGCTCGGACCTGAGCGTCGCTGCCCGCTTGATCGTCGAGGACCTCGCGCGCGGCTTCGATCCCCGGCGTATCGCTCTGGAGCTGCCCGAGACGCCTGTGATCTCGGATCTCGATCCCGATGCTTTCGGTATCCTGTGCCGGAACCTGATCGAGAACGCGCTGAAGCATGGGGCGCAGGACGAACCGGTTGTGGTGCGCCTGACTGCGAAAGGCGTTTTCAGCGTAACGAATGCCGGGCCGGTCATTCCGCAGGAGACGCTCGCGCGCCTGACCGCGCGGTTCGAGCGTGCCGGCAGCACGAATGATGGCAGCGGATTGGGCCTCGCCATCGTCGCCGTCATCGCGGAGCGGATCGGAAGCTCGCTCTCGCTGACATCGCCGCCGAGCGGTCGCGACTCCGGCCTCGAGGTCCGCCTACAGCTGCCGCTGAGTGCGGCGACGTCGTGA
- a CDS encoding response regulator transcription factor: MRILLIEDDTILGTAVRDQIASDGHSVDWVTRLDEAGASVRSTGYDLVLLDLMLPDGRGIGFLKSLRSRGDVTPVIIMTALDQVSDRIEGLNAGADDYLVKPFDLAELSARIGSVARRYSGNPNPIVTHAGLEIDLAARSILRDGKPVQLTAREWALFEAFLSRPGQLLSKAQLEEKLYAFDAEVESNTIEVHVSRLRKKLGAHVIETERGLGYRLGKA; the protein is encoded by the coding sequence ATGCGCATCCTGCTGATCGAGGACGACACTATTCTGGGCACCGCGGTGCGCGACCAGATCGCGAGCGACGGCCACTCGGTGGACTGGGTCACGCGTCTCGACGAGGCAGGCGCGTCGGTCCGCAGTACCGGCTATGATCTTGTCCTGCTCGATCTCATGCTTCCCGATGGCCGCGGCATCGGCTTTCTGAAGTCGCTGCGCAGCCGGGGCGATGTGACCCCCGTAATCATCATGACCGCGCTCGATCAGGTCTCGGACCGGATCGAGGGGCTGAACGCGGGTGCCGACGACTATCTCGTGAAGCCCTTCGATCTCGCGGAACTCTCCGCGCGCATCGGGTCGGTCGCGCGGCGCTACAGCGGCAATCCGAACCCCATCGTGACCCATGCCGGGCTCGAGATCGACCTTGCCGCGCGCAGCATCCTGCGCGACGGCAAGCCCGTGCAGCTGACCGCGCGCGAATGGGCCCTGTTCGAGGCGTTCCTCTCGCGCCCCGGCCAGTTGCTGTCCAAAGCCCAGCTCGAAGAAAAGCTCTACGCCTTCGACGCGGAGGTGGAGAGCAACACGATCGAGGTCCATGTCAGCCGCCTGCGCAAGAAACTCGGCGCCCATGTGATCGAGACCGAACGCGGCCTCGGCTACAGGCTGGGCAAGGCATGA
- a CDS encoding PepSY domain-containing protein — protein MKKTLTILAFLAVLPAGMALADDDCFVPMADWQPRDAVAQLAEENGWTVRRIKIDDGCYEIDGTDAQGRQLEVTVHPSTLQILEVEYEGDEHGRSREDREGDKHD, from the coding sequence ATGAAGAAGACATTGACAATTCTCGCCTTTCTCGCAGTGCTTCCGGCTGGAATGGCTCTGGCCGATGACGACTGTTTCGTGCCGATGGCGGATTGGCAGCCGCGCGATGCCGTGGCCCAACTCGCCGAAGAGAACGGCTGGACGGTGCGCCGCATCAAGATCGATGACGGCTGCTATGAGATCGACGGCACCGACGCGCAGGGCCGCCAGCTCGAAGTGACGGTTCATCCGTCGACGCTCCAGATTCTCGAGGTCGAATATGAGGGCGACGAACATGGTCGGTCCCGCGAAGATCGTGAAGGAGACAAACATGACTGA
- a CDS encoding cytochrome b/b6 domain-containing protein has translation MTDAAFHDTTNSGGSSGGKVRVWDPLVRIFHWGLVAAFATAWFTADELQPVHEIAGYTVAGLVAFRLVWGLVGGRYARFTQFLRGPGQTLSYLGDMLRGKERRYLGHNPAGALMIVALLISLSGTAFTGWLMAEPTRVAMLPALPQIVTPAFADEDGEYGEYGEGGEGEGNEALEELHEVLANLVLLLVALHVAGVVLASFRHRENLARSMLTGDKRGPEPGDIA, from the coding sequence ATGACTGACGCAGCATTTCACGACACGACGAATTCCGGCGGTAGCTCCGGAGGCAAGGTGCGGGTCTGGGATCCGCTGGTGCGGATTTTCCACTGGGGCCTTGTCGCGGCTTTCGCGACGGCTTGGTTCACGGCCGACGAATTGCAGCCGGTGCATGAGATCGCAGGCTACACCGTCGCCGGGCTGGTCGCGTTCCGGCTGGTCTGGGGGCTCGTGGGCGGGCGCTATGCCCGGTTCACACAGTTCCTCAGAGGCCCCGGGCAGACGCTGTCCTATCTTGGCGACATGCTGCGCGGCAAAGAGCGTCGCTATCTCGGTCACAACCCTGCGGGGGCGCTGATGATCGTGGCGCTGCTGATCTCGCTTTCGGGCACCGCCTTTACCGGCTGGCTCATGGCGGAACCCACCCGCGTGGCGATGCTTCCCGCGCTGCCGCAGATCGTGACCCCGGCCTTCGCGGACGAGGATGGCGAATACGGTGAATATGGCGAGGGCGGAGAAGGCGAAGGCAACGAGGCGCTGGAAGAGCTGCACGAGGTTCTCGCCAATCTGGTCCTGCTGCTCGTGGCGCTGCATGTCGCCGGTGTGGTTCTGGCCTCCTTCCGCCATCGCGAAAACCTCGCGCGGTCGATGCTGACCGGCGACAAGCGTGGGCCTGAACCTGGCGATATCGCCTAA